A part of Pirellulaceae bacterium genomic DNA contains:
- a CDS encoding MMPL family transporter, producing the protein MVVGRWDELFQRLRWPLCVLLVLLTMAAIIGVLRLEFDDVPRSVFRTDDIEFDRLEEVFRNFGSDDNDCILVVQPASARNHSGASSDDLFSPAAVTALRSLVGELKQLDGIDSVRSLTDVVTFTPQGGVGSLLPPEGTQDTEIYRAAVRQATEHPLVRGQLLSPDATTSLIIVRLADASLGISQIQPLLQDIRNSVERSQVGDVLWVRATGVPVIRTEIYDVVRRESVRFIFIGVVLALLMSLVLFRRLGAVIVVSSAPMLGSLWTLGAMGLVGEKLNIINTIVPTLVMIVGFTDAVHLMHHLRRCVSDGMPPMKAASLTIRHLWLACLMTSLTTAVGFGSLAVARVDIIRRLGLTCSAGAILAFIAVVLAVPLLSSTWLGNYLVPRKPSNPDNWRVRLLDKTVDVVLRYYRLVTIGGVITTGLLLWMTLQLRPDNRLTESIPATQESAQALAHCDRALGGILMAYAVVEWNEDYGLKSPELLAAIGEVQRALDDDPSISYPLSILNLLQALPGSQTELAGRVSLLPWVPKDLLQRLVREDLRQAIVSAHLPDTGTNSHLPALARLSHRFAEIQQRYPGIEVYLTGSVAVAGRNINQMISDLANSLLMASVVIFGCLSLGFRSWLFGLLSILPNVFPLLFTASVLVLFGQPLQLTGVIVFSICLGVAVDDTIHLLSRFRYEVATDRDVPGAVRRSVHAVGTALVTTTLVLLAGFGSVLTSEMPPSRLFAWMSCTAIFAALLGDLLMLPALLAWFADSKSRRS; encoded by the coding sequence ATGGTTGTTGGACGATGGGACGAGCTATTCCAACGCTTGCGATGGCCGCTGTGTGTGCTGCTGGTCTTGCTGACCATGGCCGCCATCATTGGGGTACTGCGACTTGAATTTGATGATGTTCCTCGCAGTGTGTTTCGCACGGATGACATCGAGTTTGATCGGCTGGAAGAGGTCTTCCGCAACTTTGGATCGGATGACAATGACTGCATTCTGGTGGTGCAGCCCGCTTCTGCGCGGAATCACAGCGGTGCCAGCAGTGACGATCTATTCAGTCCGGCCGCAGTAACCGCTCTGCGATCGTTGGTCGGGGAGCTGAAGCAGCTCGATGGCATCGACTCCGTACGCAGTCTCACGGACGTTGTGACGTTTACTCCGCAGGGCGGAGTAGGCTCACTGCTTCCGCCCGAGGGAACTCAGGACACGGAAATCTACCGAGCCGCAGTCCGTCAGGCTACCGAGCATCCTTTGGTGCGAGGGCAACTGTTATCGCCGGACGCAACTACATCGCTGATCATTGTACGTCTGGCTGATGCTTCGCTAGGAATCAGTCAGATTCAGCCACTGCTACAAGATATTCGTAACAGCGTGGAGCGGTCGCAGGTAGGTGATGTGTTGTGGGTGCGAGCCACCGGTGTGCCAGTGATTCGCACCGAGATTTACGACGTTGTTCGTCGAGAGAGTGTACGATTCATTTTTATCGGCGTTGTCCTGGCATTACTGATGTCGCTCGTGCTGTTTCGCCGTCTAGGTGCTGTGATTGTTGTCTCCAGTGCGCCGATGTTGGGGTCGTTGTGGACGCTAGGTGCCATGGGCTTGGTGGGCGAAAAGCTGAACATCATCAACACCATTGTGCCCACGCTGGTCATGATAGTTGGCTTCACCGACGCAGTGCATTTGATGCATCATTTGCGCCGCTGTGTGTCCGACGGTATGCCGCCCATGAAAGCGGCTAGCTTGACAATTCGACATTTGTGGTTGGCGTGCCTGATGACTTCGCTGACCACCGCCGTAGGATTCGGCTCGCTGGCGGTCGCCCGCGTGGATATCATCCGCCGCTTGGGATTGACCTGCTCGGCCGGTGCAATTCTAGCCTTTATCGCGGTTGTCTTGGCCGTACCGCTGTTGTCGAGCACCTGGCTGGGCAACTACTTGGTGCCGCGCAAGCCCAGCAATCCCGATAACTGGCGCGTGCGATTGCTGGACAAAACTGTAGATGTAGTCTTGCGTTATTATCGCCTCGTGACCATTGGCGGAGTAATCACCACCGGACTACTGTTGTGGATGACCTTGCAACTGCGTCCTGACAATCGATTGACCGAGTCGATCCCGGCAACGCAGGAATCTGCTCAGGCATTGGCTCACTGCGATCGAGCTTTGGGCGGGATCTTAATGGCCTACGCGGTGGTTGAGTGGAATGAGGACTATGGGTTGAAGTCCCCAGAATTATTAGCCGCCATCGGTGAGGTCCAGCGTGCGCTGGATGATGATCCCAGCATCAGCTATCCCTTGTCCATTCTAAACCTTCTGCAAGCACTGCCCGGAAGTCAGACTGAATTGGCCGGCCGCGTCTCACTATTACCATGGGTGCCCAAGGATTTGTTGCAGCGCTTGGTGCGAGAGGACTTGCGGCAAGCGATCGTCAGCGCGCATTTGCCAGACACTGGAACGAATTCGCATCTGCCGGCTCTTGCGCGACTGTCGCATAGATTCGCAGAAATTCAACAGCGTTATCCCGGCATTGAAGTCTATCTGACCGGAAGCGTTGCCGTCGCAGGACGCAACATCAACCAGATGATCTCCGATTTGGCCAACAGCTTGTTGATGGCTTCGGTAGTCATTTTCGGTTGCCTGTCGCTCGGCTTTCGGTCGTGGCTGTTCGGTTTGCTGAGTATTTTGCCAAATGTATTTCCCTTGCTATTTACAGCCAGTGTGTTGGTGCTGTTCGGTCAGCCGTTGCAGTTAACAGGTGTCATTGTATTTAGCATCTGTTTGGGAGTTGCCGTTGACGATACCATCCATTTGCTTTCACGCTTCCGCTACGAGGTGGCGACTGATCGCGACGTACCGGGTGCGGTGCGGCGCTCTGTGCATGCTGTCGGTACGGCGCTGGTCACGACAACCCTAGTTTTGCTGGCCGGCTTCGGTAGTGTGTTGACCAGCGAGATGCCGCCCAGCCGACTCTTTGCCTGGATGTCCTGCACGGCAATTTTCGCAGCATTGCTCGGCGACCTGTTGATGCTGCCTGCGCTTTTGGCTTGGTTTGCCGACAGCAAGTCCAGAAGATCTTGA